One part of the Segnochrobactrum spirostomi genome encodes these proteins:
- a CDS encoding TlpA disulfide reductase family protein: MAKAGKKGADVDAAPTKKGSKLSFILTIAAAVVVAGSAGGLGAVYVMGGFSGNGEATRCADAGALSKTLTPLAVGELAGLITSGEPTYVGDLTYRRGDRRPTTLATELSTVPDSVALVNLWATWCVPCREEMPALNRLEAQMGQDRFQVIAINVDTRDDGRVQRFMTDNQITDLSLNYDPTMGVFNTLKTRGRAVGLPTSLLVKAPGCVVAVLHGPAAWDSKDGTTVIQALLDGPKPEAAAEGGEGGHAKPAGEEGGEKPAEGH, encoded by the coding sequence ATGGCCAAGGCCGGCAAGAAGGGCGCGGACGTCGATGCGGCGCCGACCAAGAAGGGCTCGAAGCTGAGCTTCATCTTGACGATCGCCGCCGCGGTCGTCGTCGCAGGGTCCGCCGGCGGGCTCGGCGCGGTATACGTGATGGGCGGCTTCTCTGGCAACGGCGAAGCGACCCGGTGCGCCGACGCGGGTGCCCTGTCGAAGACGCTGACGCCGCTCGCGGTGGGCGAACTCGCCGGCCTCATCACCTCGGGCGAGCCGACCTATGTCGGCGACCTCACTTATCGCCGCGGCGACCGCCGGCCGACCACTCTCGCCACCGAATTGTCGACAGTTCCGGACTCGGTCGCCCTGGTCAATCTGTGGGCGACCTGGTGCGTGCCGTGCCGCGAGGAGATGCCGGCGCTCAACCGGCTCGAGGCGCAGATGGGCCAGGATCGCTTCCAGGTCATCGCGATCAACGTCGACACCCGGGACGACGGCCGCGTCCAGCGCTTCATGACCGACAACCAGATCACCGATCTCAGCCTCAACTACGACCCGACGATGGGCGTCTTCAACACGCTGAAGACCCGCGGTCGGGCGGTCGGGCTGCCGACGAGCCTGCTCGTCAAGGCGCCGGGCTGCGTGGTCGCCGTGCTGCACGGGCCGGCGGCCTGGGACAGCAAGGACGGCACGACGGTGATCCAGGCGCTGCTCGACGGTCCGAAGCCGGAGGCGGCGGCCGAGGGCGGCGAGGGCGGGCACGCCAAGCCCGCGGGCGAAGAGGGCGGCGAGAAGCCGGCCGAAGGGCACTGA
- a CDS encoding sulfate ABC transporter substrate-binding protein, with protein sequence MALSRLLYSTRRSILAGAGGLALAAAIGAGPVLADQQLLNVSYDPTRELYKAYNEVFAKHWKETTGETVTIKTSNGGSGAQARAVIDGLPADVVTLALAADIDAIAKKTGKIPADWASRLPHNSAPYTSTIVFLVRKGNPKGIKDWPDLVKDGVQVITPNPKTSGGARWNYLAAWAWANKEYGGDETKVKAYIADLFKHVPVLDSGARGATTTFVQRQIGDVLLAWENEAFLAINELGPDSFEIVVPSISIKAEPPVAVVDGNVDAKGTRKVAQAYLEYLYSKEGQVLIAKNYYRPSDPSAVDAADLKRFPDVPLVTIDDPIFGGWAKVQKTQFADGGVFDQIYKPAQ encoded by the coding sequence ATGGCTCTTTCACGACTGCTTTATTCTACGCGGCGCTCCATCCTCGCGGGCGCCGGCGGTCTCGCCCTTGCGGCTGCAATCGGAGCGGGTCCCGTGCTCGCCGATCAGCAGCTCCTCAACGTCTCGTACGATCCGACCCGCGAATTGTACAAGGCCTACAACGAGGTCTTCGCCAAGCACTGGAAGGAGACCACGGGCGAGACGGTCACCATCAAGACCTCGAACGGCGGCTCCGGCGCACAGGCGCGCGCCGTGATCGACGGCCTGCCGGCTGATGTGGTGACGCTGGCGCTCGCCGCCGACATCGACGCCATCGCCAAGAAGACGGGCAAGATCCCGGCGGATTGGGCCTCGCGCCTGCCGCACAATTCGGCCCCCTACACCTCGACGATCGTGTTCCTGGTGCGCAAGGGCAACCCGAAGGGCATCAAGGACTGGCCGGACCTCGTGAAGGACGGCGTCCAGGTCATCACCCCGAACCCGAAGACCTCGGGCGGCGCGCGCTGGAACTACCTCGCTGCGTGGGCGTGGGCCAACAAGGAATACGGCGGCGACGAGACCAAGGTGAAGGCCTACATCGCCGACCTCTTCAAGCACGTGCCGGTGCTCGATTCCGGCGCCCGCGGCGCCACCACCACCTTCGTGCAGCGCCAGATCGGCGACGTGCTGCTCGCCTGGGAGAACGAGGCCTTCCTCGCCATCAACGAGCTCGGGCCGGATTCCTTCGAGATCGTCGTTCCCTCGATCTCGATCAAGGCCGAGCCCCCGGTCGCCGTGGTGGACGGCAACGTCGACGCCAAGGGCACCCGCAAGGTGGCGCAGGCCTATCTCGAATATCTCTATTCGAAGGAGGGCCAGGTCCTCATCGCCAAGAACTATTACCGCCCGAGCGATCCCTCCGCGGTCGATGCGGCCGACCTGAAGCGCTTCCCGGACGTGCCGCTGGTGACGATCGACGACCCGATCTTCGGCGGCTGGGCGAAGGTGCAGAAGACCCAGTTTGCCGACGGCGGCGTGTTCGACCAGATCTACAAGCCGGCCCAATAA
- a CDS encoding TIGR02302 family protein has protein sequence MAEPVSPMADDERPVGPAEQRVAVLVARAARSLLWERLWPRLALTLGILALFVAVSWLGLWLAIGPWPRLAVLVVFAGALVASLGLAVRTRRPSRAEAVHRIEAVSGLPHRPLTTLEDKPAATLSPAASALWEAHRRRAVERLAALAPGFPRPALYRHDPWALRALVGMALFVGLFAGYGSYGERIESAFRPFGPLGEAKPIRLDAWITPPGYTGRAPIFLTGDAAAATDRIVKVPAGSELVVRVHGAPDAAVTFADANGERPLEPTPAAKPEAGKDADKETGKPPAPAAAPATAAADQVERKAKLTGDGTVKVTNGGDELARWSLAVDPDHPPTIKWLADPLGTRAGGVEFAYEVKDDYGIVDAEARITPMPDPNGGDPAARRPLVDAPKVRLSLPAGGKAGAAKTVADLTKHPYAGSTVAVVLVARDEAGHEAVTPPVTITLPEHPFREPLARAVIEQRRNLALDARAQPTAITSLDALMLAPEGIFPTTTSYLGTRLAYQHLAAATTDAQLKPILDELWDLAIAIDDGSHAAAAQALRDAQERLKQAIRNGASDEEIARLTDELRQAMQTYLRELAEEMRRNPQAPQQGNQNARTVTPKDLDEMLRKAEELARTGSPEAAEQLLSELQQMLEGLQMARPGQPGQQGQGSEQSQQLDKLGRMIQEQQRLMDETYNLDRQNPGNGDGETGQPGGGDRQQRLKQLQDRQDALNRDLQDLMKRLGPGQRGDQRGEGQGGQAEGQGQQGQGQQQGQGQSGQGQGEPGQSAQGQGGNPGDALGDAGRAMGEAGNALGRGESSDAVDRQGEALEALRKGAQSLAEQMARENGDEQGAPGEGGTASGDEDPLGRSSRSRGTDFGSSVKVPDAIDIQRARRILDELRRRLGELGRSQLELDYLDRLLPRD, from the coding sequence ATGGCCGAACCCGTGAGCCCGATGGCAGACGACGAGCGCCCGGTCGGCCCGGCCGAGCAGCGCGTCGCCGTGCTCGTGGCCCGGGCGGCCCGCTCGCTCCTGTGGGAGCGGCTGTGGCCGCGGCTCGCCCTCACCCTCGGCATTCTAGCCCTCTTCGTCGCCGTGTCCTGGCTCGGCCTGTGGCTCGCGATCGGCCCGTGGCCGCGGCTCGCCGTGCTCGTCGTGTTCGCCGGCGCGCTCGTCGCGAGCCTCGGTCTCGCCGTGCGCACCCGCCGGCCGTCGCGCGCCGAGGCGGTGCACCGCATCGAGGCGGTGTCGGGCCTGCCGCACCGCCCGCTCACCACCCTGGAAGACAAGCCCGCCGCGACCTTGAGCCCGGCTGCGTCCGCCCTGTGGGAGGCCCACCGCCGCCGCGCGGTCGAGCGCCTCGCGGCGCTCGCGCCCGGCTTTCCCCGCCCCGCCCTCTATCGCCACGACCCGTGGGCCCTGCGCGCGCTGGTCGGCATGGCGCTGTTCGTCGGACTCTTCGCCGGCTACGGATCCTACGGCGAGCGTATCGAGAGCGCCTTCCGGCCGTTCGGACCGCTCGGCGAGGCGAAACCGATCCGCCTCGACGCCTGGATCACCCCGCCCGGCTATACGGGTCGGGCGCCGATCTTCCTGACCGGCGACGCCGCCGCGGCGACCGACCGGATCGTCAAGGTGCCCGCGGGCAGCGAGCTCGTCGTGCGCGTCCACGGTGCGCCGGACGCCGCCGTGACCTTCGCCGACGCCAACGGCGAGCGCCCGCTGGAGCCGACACCGGCCGCGAAGCCGGAGGCCGGCAAGGATGCGGACAAGGAAACCGGCAAGCCCCCCGCCCCGGCGGCCGCCCCTGCGACGGCTGCGGCCGATCAGGTCGAGCGCAAAGCCAAGCTCACCGGCGACGGCACGGTGAAGGTGACGAACGGTGGCGACGAGCTCGCCCGCTGGTCGCTCGCCGTCGATCCGGACCACCCACCGACCATCAAGTGGCTCGCCGATCCCCTCGGCACCCGCGCCGGCGGCGTCGAGTTCGCCTACGAGGTGAAGGACGATTACGGCATCGTCGATGCCGAGGCACGCATCACCCCGATGCCGGACCCGAACGGCGGCGATCCGGCCGCCCGGCGCCCGCTTGTCGACGCGCCGAAGGTCCGCCTCAGCCTCCCCGCCGGCGGCAAGGCCGGCGCGGCGAAGACGGTCGCGGACTTGACGAAGCATCCTTATGCCGGCTCGACCGTCGCCGTCGTGCTGGTCGCCCGCGACGAGGCGGGCCACGAGGCGGTGACACCGCCGGTCACGATCACTCTGCCCGAGCACCCGTTCCGCGAGCCGCTCGCCCGCGCGGTGATCGAGCAGCGCCGCAACCTCGCCCTCGACGCCCGCGCGCAGCCCACCGCGATCACCTCGCTCGACGCCCTGATGCTGGCGCCGGAGGGCATCTTCCCGACCACGACGTCCTATCTCGGCACCCGCCTCGCCTATCAGCACCTCGCGGCGGCGACGACGGACGCGCAGTTGAAGCCGATCCTCGACGAATTGTGGGACCTCGCGATCGCGATCGACGACGGCAGCCACGCCGCCGCGGCGCAGGCGCTGCGCGACGCCCAGGAGCGGCTGAAGCAGGCGATCCGCAACGGTGCCTCGGACGAGGAGATCGCCCGGCTCACCGACGAACTCCGCCAGGCGATGCAGACTTATCTGCGCGAGCTCGCCGAGGAGATGCGGCGCAACCCGCAGGCGCCCCAGCAGGGCAACCAGAACGCCCGCACGGTCACGCCCAAGGACCTCGACGAAATGCTGCGCAAGGCCGAGGAACTGGCGCGCACCGGCTCGCCCGAGGCGGCCGAGCAGCTCCTCTCCGAACTCCAGCAGATGCTGGAGGGCCTCCAGATGGCCCGTCCGGGTCAGCCCGGCCAGCAGGGTCAGGGCTCGGAGCAGTCCCAGCAGCTCGACAAGCTCGGCCGCATGATCCAGGAGCAGCAGCGGCTGATGGACGAGACCTACAATCTCGACCGTCAGAACCCCGGCAACGGCGACGGCGAGACGGGCCAGCCCGGCGGCGGCGACCGCCAGCAGCGCCTGAAACAGCTCCAGGATCGCCAGGACGCCCTCAACCGCGACCTTCAGGACCTGATGAAGCGGCTCGGCCCCGGCCAGCGCGGCGACCAGAGGGGCGAGGGGCAAGGCGGTCAGGCCGAAGGGCAGGGTCAGCAGGGGCAAGGCCAGCAGCAGGGACAAGGCCAGAGCGGCCAGGGCCAAGGCGAGCCGGGGCAGAGTGCTCAGGGCCAGGGCGGCAATCCGGGCGATGCGCTCGGCGACGCTGGCCGCGCCATGGGCGAAGCCGGCAATGCGCTCGGCCGCGGCGAATCGAGCGACGCGGTGGACCGCCAGGGCGAGGCGCTCGAAGCGCTGCGCAAGGGCGCCCAATCGCTGGCCGAGCAGATGGCCCGCGAGAACGGCGACGAGCAGGGTGCGCCCGGGGAAGGCGGCACGGCGTCCGGCGACGAGGATCCGCTCGGCCGCTCGAGCCGCAGCCGTGGCACCGATTTCGGCTCAAGCGTGAAGGTGCCGGACGCGATCGACATCCAGCGGGCACGCCGCATCCTCGACGAACTGCGCCGCCGGCTCGGCGAGCTCGGCCGCTCGCAGCTCGAG
- the lysA gene encoding diaminopimelate decarboxylase: protein MNRHFSYVGGILHAESVPLPAIATAVDTPVYVYSTAAIAENYTRFAGAVADLPSLVCYAMKANSNQAVLTLLAGLGAGMDVVSEGELRRARAAGVPGERIVFSGVAKSAREMAYAIGEDILCFNVESVPELDLLSQVAQSMGRTARVSLRINPDVDAKTHAKIATGKAENKFGIPWHDAREVYRRAAALPRLAVTGIDAHIGSQITELAPFEAAFARLAELVSVLRSDGHAIHHLDLGGGLGIAYREDSEVPEATAYAAVVHRHAHALDCRILFEPGRLLVGNAGILLTRVVYLKHGAAKSFVIVDAGMNDLIRPTLYEAHHEIRTVAEAAVGAERTIVDVVGPVCESGDFLAQARPLPPVTGGDLIAILSAGAYGAVQAGTYNSRLLVPEVMVSGDRFEVVRPRSSYEALIGLDQVPSWIAGA from the coding sequence GTGAACAGACACTTCTCCTATGTCGGCGGCATCCTCCACGCCGAATCGGTGCCGCTGCCCGCCATCGCGACCGCGGTCGACACGCCGGTCTACGTCTATTCGACCGCCGCGATCGCCGAGAACTACACCCGCTTCGCAGGCGCCGTCGCCGACCTGCCCTCGCTCGTCTGCTACGCCATGAAGGCGAACTCCAACCAGGCGGTGCTGACCCTGCTCGCCGGTCTCGGCGCCGGCATGGACGTCGTCTCCGAGGGCGAATTGCGGCGCGCGCGCGCCGCCGGCGTGCCGGGCGAGCGGATCGTGTTCTCCGGCGTCGCCAAGTCCGCCCGCGAGATGGCCTACGCGATCGGCGAGGACATCCTCTGCTTCAACGTCGAATCGGTCCCCGAGCTCGACCTCCTCTCGCAGGTCGCGCAATCGATGGGCCGCACCGCCCGGGTGTCGCTGCGCATCAACCCGGACGTCGACGCCAAGACCCACGCCAAGATCGCGACCGGCAAGGCGGAGAACAAGTTCGGCATCCCCTGGCACGACGCCCGCGAGGTCTATCGCCGCGCCGCCGCGCTACCGCGCCTCGCGGTAACCGGCATCGACGCCCACATCGGCTCGCAGATCACCGAACTCGCGCCCTTCGAGGCGGCCTTCGCCCGGCTCGCCGAGCTCGTCAGCGTGCTGCGCTCCGACGGCCACGCCATCCACCATCTCGATCTCGGCGGCGGCCTCGGCATTGCCTACCGCGAGGACAGCGAGGTCCCCGAGGCGACCGCCTATGCGGCCGTGGTGCATCGCCATGCCCACGCCCTCGATTGCCGCATCCTGTTCGAGCCGGGGCGGCTCCTCGTCGGCAATGCCGGCATCCTCCTCACCCGCGTCGTCTATCTGAAGCACGGTGCGGCGAAGTCGTTCGTCATCGTCGATGCCGGCATGAACGACCTCATCCGGCCGACCCTCTACGAGGCCCACCACGAGATCCGCACCGTGGCCGAGGCCGCCGTCGGGGCGGAGCGCACGATCGTCGACGTCGTCGGGCCGGTGTGCGAATCCGGCGATTTCCTGGCCCAGGCGCGCCCACTGCCACCGGTCACCGGGGGTGACCTCATCGCCATCCTGTCCGCCGGGGCCTATGGCGCGGTGCAGGCCGGGACCTATAACAGTCGACTGCTGGTGCCCGAGGTGATGGTGTCGGGCGACCGTTTCGAGGTCGTCCGCCCCCGCTCCTCCTACGAGGCGCTGATCGGGCTCGACCAGGTGCCGTCGTGGATCGCCGGGGCCTGA
- a CDS encoding lipoprotein has product MPRRFASDRTAFGRNVARLGLALALVAAGLSLGGCGRRGATELPAGVEPPPGVSPDGNGSYAPSTPFILDPILTTPKKS; this is encoded by the coding sequence GTGCCCCGCCGCTTTGCTTCCGACCGTACCGCTTTCGGGCGCAACGTCGCTCGCCTCGGCCTCGCGCTCGCTTTGGTCGCGGCCGGGCTCTCGCTCGGGGGCTGCGGACGCCGCGGCGCGACCGAGCTGCCGGCGGGCGTCGAGCCGCCGCCGGGCGTGTCACCGGACGGCAACGGCTCCTACGCGCCGAGCACGCCCTTCATCCTCGATCCGATCCTGACGACGCCGAAAAAATCGTGA
- a CDS encoding GNAT family N-acetyltransferase, with protein sequence MNDPIDRPVRLETERLVLDAHGTGHFEALCVLWSDPQVVRHIGKPSTPTECWARLLRYRGLWALLGFGYWAVTEKASGRFVGDLGFADFHRPIDPPIHGLPEAGWVLAPWAQGRGYASEALAAALGWLDGTTAHRRTACLIAPENRASVRVAEKAGFRFQYNVRFMEEDTLFLTRDRPA encoded by the coding sequence ATGAACGACCCGATCGACCGCCCTGTCCGGCTCGAAACCGAGCGGCTCGTGCTCGATGCGCACGGCACCGGGCATTTCGAGGCGTTGTGTGTGCTTTGGAGCGATCCGCAGGTGGTGCGCCACATCGGCAAGCCCTCGACGCCGACCGAGTGCTGGGCCCGGCTGCTGCGCTATCGCGGGCTGTGGGCGCTGCTCGGCTTCGGCTATTGGGCAGTGACGGAGAAGGCGAGCGGACGCTTCGTCGGCGATCTCGGCTTCGCTGATTTCCACCGGCCGATCGATCCGCCGATCCATGGGCTTCCCGAGGCGGGCTGGGTTCTCGCGCCGTGGGCGCAAGGCCGGGGCTATGCGAGCGAGGCGCTCGCCGCCGCGCTCGGCTGGCTCGACGGCACGACGGCGCATCGGCGGACCGCCTGCCTCATCGCCCCGGAGAACCGCGCCTCGGTGCGCGTCGCCGAGAAGGCGGGCTTCCGCTTCCAATACAATGTGCGCTTCATGGAGGAGGACACGCTGTTCCTCACCCGCGACCGCCCGGCCTGA
- the argH gene encoding argininosuccinate lyase, translated as MSNRMWGGRFASGPDAIMAEINASIDFDKTLYRQDIAGSKAHVAMLAQQGIIAAEDARAIDAGLDAVKTEIDEGRFVFSRELEDIHMNVESRLAELIGPAAGRLHTARSRNDQVATDFRLWVRDTIDDLDAALADLLQALAEKAESHAATVMPGFTHLQSAQPVTFGHHLLAYAEMVGRDRGRLADARKRLNECPLGSAALAGTSFPIDRFATAHALGFDRPGANSLDGVSDRDFALETLSAAAIAAVHLSRLAEEIVIWCSAQFGFVRLSDRFTTGSSIMPQKRNPDAAELVRAKTGRIVGALNTLLIVMKGLPMAYAKDMQEDKEPTFDALSSLSLAIAATAGMVRDLEPDVKALRKAAGQGYSTATDLADWLVRVVGMPFREAHHVTGRAVAAAAEKGIALDKLPLEALQAIDARITAEVYDVLTVERSVKSRTSYGGTAPQNVRRAARTWLKRLTKEAAAKAGAV; from the coding sequence ATGAGCAACCGCATGTGGGGCGGCCGCTTCGCCTCCGGCCCCGACGCCATCATGGCCGAAATCAACGCCTCGATCGATTTCGACAAAACCCTCTACAGGCAGGACATCGCCGGGTCCAAGGCCCATGTCGCCATGCTCGCCCAGCAGGGCATCATCGCGGCGGAGGACGCGCGTGCGATCGACGCGGGCCTCGACGCGGTGAAGACCGAGATCGACGAGGGACGTTTCGTCTTCTCGCGCGAGCTCGAAGACATCCACATGAACGTCGAATCCCGCCTCGCCGAGCTGATCGGCCCGGCGGCGGGCCGGCTGCACACCGCCCGCTCGCGCAACGACCAGGTGGCGACGGATTTCCGCCTCTGGGTGCGCGACACCATCGACGATCTCGACGCCGCCCTCGCCGATCTTCTCCAGGCGCTCGCCGAGAAGGCCGAAAGCCACGCCGCGACCGTGATGCCGGGCTTCACCCATCTGCAATCCGCGCAGCCGGTCACGTTCGGTCATCATCTCCTCGCCTATGCCGAAATGGTCGGGCGCGACCGCGGCCGCCTCGCCGACGCCCGCAAGCGTCTGAACGAATGCCCGCTCGGCTCGGCCGCGCTCGCGGGAACCTCGTTCCCGATCGACCGCTTCGCCACCGCCCACGCCCTTGGATTCGACCGGCCGGGCGCAAACTCGCTCGACGGCGTTTCCGATCGCGACTTTGCCCTAGAAACCTTGTCTGCGGCTGCCATCGCCGCGGTGCACCTGTCGCGCCTCGCGGAAGAAATCGTGATCTGGTGCTCGGCGCAGTTCGGCTTCGTGCGCCTGTCCGACCGTTTCACCACCGGCTCCTCGATCATGCCGCAGAAGCGCAATCCCGACGCGGCCGAGCTGGTGCGCGCCAAGACCGGCCGCATCGTCGGCGCGCTCAACACCCTCCTCATCGTCATGAAGGGCCTGCCGATGGCCTACGCGAAGGACATGCAGGAGGACAAGGAGCCGACCTTCGACGCGCTCTCGAGCCTCTCGCTCGCCATCGCCGCGACCGCGGGCATGGTGCGCGATCTCGAGCCCGACGTGAAGGCGCTGCGCAAGGCCGCCGGCCAGGGCTATTCCACCGCGACCGATCTCGCCGATTGGCTGGTGCGGGTCGTCGGCATGCCGTTCCGCGAGGCGCACCACGTCACCGGCCGGGCCGTCGCCGCCGCCGCGGAGAAGGGCATCGCCCTCGACAAGCTGCCTCTCGAGGCGCTGCAGGCGATCGACGCCCGCATCACCGCCGAGGTCTACGATGTGCTCACCGTGGAGCGTTCGGTGAAGAGCCGCACGAGCTACGGCGGCACCGCGCCGCAGAATGTCCGCCGTGCCGCCCGCACCTGGCTGAAACGGCTCACCAAGGAAGCGGCCGCGAAAGCGGGCGCGGTCTGA